DNA from Chloroherpetonaceae bacterium:
GTCTTGCGCCTGAAATTACATTGGCAGCATCCACAATATCTGATATTGGATACTCTTTAGGGATTTCACCGTGATGAGAACCAATCGCATTCAAAACAACTGGATGTTCCTTAAATTTCTTTAAGTATTCCATACCTGATAACGCATGTGATGTTTCCGGTTCATCAAGCATCTTTCCAATATCATGAAGTAATCCGGCGCGTTTAGCCAATTTTGAATCCAACTTCAACTCCGCGGCCATTAACCCGGCTAAGACGGCCACTTCATGAGAGTGCTTTAAAAGATTCTGCCCAAAATAAGATCTGAATTTCATCTTCCCAATGAGCTTTATGATATCAGGGTGTAAGTTTGTAACTCCGAGCGTAGAAACTGTTTCTTCACCTGTTGAGATGATAATTTCATCAATATCTTTTAAGGCGGCTTGATAGCTCTTTTCGATTGAACCGGGGTGAATAACGCCATCGGTTAATAGCCTTTGAAGTGTCAGTTTTGCGGTTTCTCTCCGAATCGGGTCGAAGCAAGAAAGAATCACAACCTCCGGGGTATCATCAACGATTATATCAACGCCGGTGGTATTTTCAAAAGCTTTGATGTTTCTGCCTTCTCGGCCAATGATTCTTCCTTTCAATTCATCATTTTGAAGATGAATCGTTGTGATCGCATTCTCAGCCGCTTGATCAAGCGAGGTTCGTTCAATTGCCGATAGGATAACTTTCTCTGCAATCTTTCCGGAATTTTCTTGAGCTTCTTTTTGAATAAGTTCCAAAGAAGTTTGAGCCTCTTGTTTCGCCTTGGAAATCATATTGTCAATAAGCATTGCTTTTGCATCATCGGCATTCAAGTTGCTAATGCTTTCGAGCCTTTTGTTTTGCTCTGCGATTAAATTC
Protein-coding regions in this window:
- the rny gene encoding ribonuclease Y; this encodes MDFAINFALNAVIALLFLFFGLMAGGFIGRFLLDRLGTSKTLEAEERAVQIIQDAQREAQAQTTAKLDEVNEEWKRKKREFESELQAKNNRLAQLQKQVQSKEELLNKRAEQLQKRERAVEQQQKDLQNKSQILDQKTLEYGNLIAEQNKRLESISNLNADDAKAMLIDNMISKAKQEAQTSLELIQKEAQENSGKIAEKVILSAIERTSLDQAAENAITTIHLQNDELKGRIIGREGRNIKAFENTTGVDIIVDDTPEVVILSCFDPIRRETAKLTLQRLLTDGVIHPGSIEKSYQAALKDIDEIIISTGEETVSTLGVTNLHPDIIKLIGKMKFRSYFGQNLLKHSHEVAVLAGLMAAELKLDSKLAKRAGLLHDIGKMLDEPETSHALSGMEYLKKFKEHPVVLNAIGSHHGEIPKEYPISDIVDAANVISGARPGARGAITAEGYIKRLESLEEIARQFPGVTKTYALQAGREIRVIVEGEKVNDTQSEFLAKDIANRIMQTVQYPGQIKITVVRETRSVAYAK